The DNA sequence GTATCATCATCTTTTTCCATTAATTGCGCCTGCAACATTGATTTTTTACGGATTAGCGTTAGTAAGCGCTGAAAGATATACTTTGACCGATGTCAAATATTTAGGATATTGCCAGATTATATTAGGATTAATTACTTTATTCTTTTTAGGTTGGGGACTAATTGCCTGGACGCTTGGATTTGGAGTCTTACATATTGTGTATGGATTAATTATGCATAAAAAATATAAATAGATATATGAATTTTGGGGGTGAAGAACTAAATCCTGCAACCTAATACCTGATATCTTTAAATTATGATTAAAATAAATCAACTCAACAAAGAATTTGAAAGTCGCGTAAGATTGGGCATTATGTCCGTTCTTATGGTTAACGACTGGGTTGACTTCTCAGAAATGAAAGGATTGTTGGAAATTACAGATGGGAATTTGGCAAGTCATAGTAATGCATTGGAGAAAGCAGGGTATATAGAAGTGAAGAAAGAATTTGTAGGGAAAAAGCCAAAAACTTCCTATCGTGTTACCCAAAGCGGAAGACAGGCTTTCACAGAGCATTTGGATGCGCTTGAAAAATTAATAGCAAGATAACTGCTATATTTTTTTACCAATTAACTTTGTATTTCAAAGTTCTTTGTTTTGTTTAAAATTAGAAAAATAGCAATGACAAGAAAAACATTCTTAAAAAGGCTCTTTCAGCTTTCTGTGATCGGATCTTTTCCGGCCTTGTATTCCTGGCAGGTAGAGCCTTTCTGGGTTGAATTTGTTGAACACAAGCTTCCAATCCGGAATTTACCTGCGAATCTTGAAGGTAAGACTTTAATGCAGATTTCCGATTTACATGTAGGGAATCGCTTTGATTGGAACTTTTTGATCGAGTCTTTTCAAAAAGCGCAGGAGTTCAAACCTGAATTTGTAGTGTATACTGGAGATTTTGTTAATCATGGAACCATTCAGGAACAACAGGATTTAAAAACAGTAATGGAAAAAGCCGTCTATGGAAGTCTGGGAACCTTCGGAATTTTAGGAAACCATGATTATGGATCAAGCTGGAATGACATTGGACTTTCCAGAAGTATCTGTGAAATTTTAGGTGACTTTGGAATCAGAATGCTGAATAATGAGCAATATGAAAAGCACGGTCTCAACTTTATAGGTTTTGAGGATATGGTTTCACCCAATTTTAATCCTATGCTTGTCATGAAAGATTTAGATCATTCGAAAGCCAACCTCGTCCTTTGTCATAATCCCGATGTATGTGATAAAGATGTATGGAATGGATATAAAGGCTGGATTTTAAGCGGGCATACCCATGGAGGTCAGTGCAGGATACCCGGAGTGATCACCCCTATTCTCCCTGTAAAAAACAAGAAATATGTTTCTGGGGAAATTGATCTTAAGGATGGGAGAATGCTTTATATCAATAGGGCTATTGGACATTCCTATCAGGTCCGGTTTATGGTTCGTCCAGAAATTACAGTTTTCACATTAAGAAAGGCTTAATTAAAATAATCAAACTATGAAAAAATTACGTGTTCAGTTTTTACTTTTTGTATATGGGAAAACCCAGAAGCTATACAGGAAATACTTTAAAAAAAAGAAAAGGCAGTGGCAATTTAATGAACAACAATTGCTAAGCTTCCGCGAAGATTCTTTGGGCAGAAAACTTGGAGAATTTTATAAACGCTATGGTTTTACCATGATTCCTAAAATGGAAAATCATGATGTGCACCACTTGATAACGGGCTGTGGGACCAACTTTGAAGATGAAATTGCAATGCAATATCTTCTTTTAGGAAATGGGAAACTCAATGCACATCTTTTAGGAGCTATTGTACTGGGCACATTGATCTTACCTGAATATTTCAAAATGTATATAAAAGCATTTAAAAAAGGTCAAAGTATGAGGCCATTTTATCAGTGGGATTTTGAAGCATTGCTATGGCAGGATTTTGAGCATCTCAAAAACTTTATTCAGCAAAAAAATACAATAACATATTATTAAATACATCATGAAAACACATCACTATATATTACTTACGACCGCCATCTTTATCAGTCTCTTTTACAATGAGAATGTAGGGTTGAATTTAGGGATCTTAGGAATTGTTTATTCCTTATTGACTTTGTACAAAACACCGGAAAGAAATAGAACGAAAATCTTTTACGTTTTAACTGTTACAAGTATTGTTTCTTCCGTTGCTTTTGCATGGTATGGCGATTTTCCTTCATTTCTGGCGATCGTAAGTTCATTATTACTTTTGTCCTATAGATCTAAAAATAAAAGATTGAAACCTCTTTTATTAATTCCCGTTTTTGTTGTGAATTGCTTTACATTTTTATGTCGGTTTTTTAGTTTTGAGCAATGGCTTCCAAAAACAAACGTTTCAGGTTTGTGGCAAAAAGTTTTTGCTCTTATTCTAATCCCTCTGGTATTGATTGCCGTTTTCTTTGGAATTTATTCTGCGGGCAGTAATCATTTTGCCAATCTATTTACCAATATTGAAATAGATGTTAATTTCTGGCAATTATTCTGCATTACTGTTTTAGGGATTTTTATAGCGTTCAATTATTGGAATTACACGGTTGAGAAGCTTATTTATAAACAGAATCATTTTTTAGATAATGACTTTCACGAGAAAAATAAAACAATAAAATCCACCTATTCTTTTCTGGATCTTGATGTAGAGAGAATGAGTGGGGTTATCTCCTTTTTTTCATTAAATATATTGCTGGTTTTCTTTATCATTTCTTATAACTATGAACAGTTTTATGAAGTGTCGAAGACTCCCAATCAATTATCAGAAGAGACGCATGAAAGAGTAAATGCAGTAATTATGTCTATTGTTATGGCCATTCTTGTGATTATGTTTTATTTTAAATCCAGTTTTAATTTTGATCCAAAGGCAGGATTAATGAAAACCCTGGCGAAGGTCTGGATTTTTTTAAATGGAGTATTGATCATTTCTGCAATGATAAAAAATTCAGAATATATAATCAATTATGGCTTCACGTATAAACGACTGGGAGTTTACGCATTCCTCATTTTATCATTAATAGGACTTATAATGACTTTTATCAAAATACATTATAAAAAAAGGAATGCATTTCTTTTTAATACCATGACCTGGTATTTTTATGGAACAGTTTTGGCTACTAGTTATATCAATTGGGGAGGATTTATAACTTCTCAAAACATGAAAAGAAATGATTTTGTAGTCAAGTACCATTTAGATTCTATCAATTTCAATGAAAAAGAAATACTTGAATTTGCTGAGAAAAAAAATGATCAAATATTAAAAAAACAAATTATAAGTAAAGTTAGAAAAGAAATATCGCCAACTTTTCTTTCAAAAATTCTTTACTATGAAACACTAAAAGAATAGTTATTATGAAAAAGTCCTTATTGTTAATCCCTTTAATTATTATTTCTTGTAAAAAAGAACCAAGTTTGACAGAAGCAGTTAACAAAGATTCAGTAATGGTTGCGGATAAGCATCCTGAATCTACAGTTGATTCTGCTGAAATAAGAAAAAGAGATTCTATTATTAATAATTCTCCTGTCACTAAGCATGTCTTAAAAAAAGGAGTGATGCGAAGTGAAAAGGACGGACAAATTATAAGGACTGCTGATGCTTCCCAACTTCCCTTTACCGTAGGGGAACAATTTACTAAAGAAGGGCAGGAGCTGATTCTTAAAATTACAAATTATAAAAAGAGTGATGTTAAAGCTTCTATTTCTACTAAAGAAAAAGATTTTAATATCAGGTTTAATCAGATAAAATTACCGAATGGGGATTACGATGGTCCTTTTGGAAGAGAGATCTTTTATCAGGTTGCAGGCAAAGGAGAAATATGGTTGATTATCGGGAAAAGTAATATGGCGTCCGGGAATACAAAAGGAAGTTTTTCTGTAACTGTAGAATGATCTTTGGTATAGTTTCTGTAATGTAATTGTTATATTAAGATTTACAATTATGAAACATATATTTTTGACAGCAATTGTAGCTTCGGCTGCTCTTGTTAGCTGTGGAACAGTACAGTCATTAGTTCAAAATACATTTCCTTATACTGCCAGTGTTTTAGTTTCAACGGGAGTTCCGGCGGATAAAGAAGTTTCTTCTACCGCAACGGCCTCTAATGTGCAAACGTGGTTTGGAGGAAATAACAATGCCAAAATAAAAGATGTAAGGTTAGCCGACGCCAAAATTTCTGTAGTCTCCCCATCTGGCGGAAATTTAAGCGCTTTTAAAAATATTAAAGTATATATTTCTTCCTCAGGAACTGGAGAAAAATTGGTTGCTTCGCGTTCCAATATCTCCTCAAACAGTTCCAGTTTAAATCTGGATTTGAATAATAACGGATTTTTAGATGAGGTCGTGAAAAGCAATGGAGTGACCGTAAGAACGGTTTATGAATTGAAAAATCAAACAAGTTCAGATATGAACTTAAAAGTGGCACTTAATTTTAGCAGTATACCTGCAAATTAGTTTTTATAAAAGTTTATGTAAGAAAAACGTCTCTCATTTTGAGAGACGTTTTTTAATACTATTTATTCTTTAATGAATTTCTCAACAGTTCTTCTCTTACCGTCTGTTGCATTGAGAAGATAGTTTCCTTTTGGAAGATGAGAAATATTTATTTTTTTATCAGCCGAAGGAGTTCCTTTAAACATTAATTGTCCTGTCATAGTATAGATCTCGAAAGTTAGACTTTTATCCTCTGAATTTTTGACTGAAATGAAATTTGAAGCTGGATTTGGATAGACTTCAACTTTTAAAGGACTTAAAATCTGATTTTTAGCAGAAAGAGTATTTCGACTTCCTTCTAAATATTCTATAGCAGCTTTAATGTTCGGAAGAGGACCAATTTTTGTCGCTAAATTACCTCCTTGAGGAATACCTGTATTAATCAAAATATTTCTCATTTGAACAGGAGTAAGGTATTGCCCTGTTTGTTGATAATTAAATGACTGGATCAGTATAGCTGCGGAAGCAACTATTGGAGTTGCAGAACTGGTTCCATTAAAGAGATTATAAGTTCTGTTATTATCATTATCATATTTAGCCCAGGAGCCATAACCGGCAGCCAATACATTTTGACCCCAACCCTGTACATTTACTCTTGAACCATAAGTACTGAAGCTTAATTTAGAATGCTGAGCTGTATCGGATCCGGCACCTACCACAATGGCACCACTATTTCCCCTTGCGTTGTAAGCAGAATAAAATGGATCATCTAAATTTTCATTTCCATTTCCGGCAGCAGCTATAATAATAATTCCTGAATCAGTTGCAGCCTTTGTAAGATCCCAGATAACATTATTATATTCAGCGAGAACGTAGTTGGAATTTTGTCCTCCGGTTTGCATTTCATATAAAATAATGTCGCCAGCATGCGACGCATTTATTGAACGTGAAACAGCGGCAGCTCTATTGTATGAAGTTGTTGTCCATTCCAAAAAGCCTTTCATTTCAGCTGCATTATAAGCCGCTCCCGAAAGACCGATATTATCTTTTGCTGAACCAAGAATACTCATTACGGAAGTACCATGATCAAGAAAACCATAATA is a window from the Chryseobacterium sp. T16E-39 genome containing:
- a CDS encoding winged helix-turn-helix domain-containing protein, which encodes MIKINQLNKEFESRVRLGIMSVLMVNDWVDFSEMKGLLEITDGNLASHSNALEKAGYIEVKKEFVGKKPKTSYRVTQSGRQAFTEHLDALEKLIAR
- a CDS encoding metallophosphoesterase, producing MTRKTFLKRLFQLSVIGSFPALYSWQVEPFWVEFVEHKLPIRNLPANLEGKTLMQISDLHVGNRFDWNFLIESFQKAQEFKPEFVVYTGDFVNHGTIQEQQDLKTVMEKAVYGSLGTFGILGNHDYGSSWNDIGLSRSICEILGDFGIRMLNNEQYEKHGLNFIGFEDMVSPNFNPMLVMKDLDHSKANLVLCHNPDVCDKDVWNGYKGWILSGHTHGGQCRIPGVITPILPVKNKKYVSGEIDLKDGRMLYINRAIGHSYQVRFMVRPEITVFTLRKA
- a CDS encoding Coq4 family protein; its protein translation is MKKLRVQFLLFVYGKTQKLYRKYFKKKKRQWQFNEQQLLSFREDSLGRKLGEFYKRYGFTMIPKMENHDVHHLITGCGTNFEDEIAMQYLLLGNGKLNAHLLGAIVLGTLILPEYFKMYIKAFKKGQSMRPFYQWDFEALLWQDFEHLKNFIQQKNTITYY
- a CDS encoding DUF4153 domain-containing protein; this encodes MKTHHYILLTTAIFISLFYNENVGLNLGILGIVYSLLTLYKTPERNRTKIFYVLTVTSIVSSVAFAWYGDFPSFLAIVSSLLLLSYRSKNKRLKPLLLIPVFVVNCFTFLCRFFSFEQWLPKTNVSGLWQKVFALILIPLVLIAVFFGIYSAGSNHFANLFTNIEIDVNFWQLFCITVLGIFIAFNYWNYTVEKLIYKQNHFLDNDFHEKNKTIKSTYSFLDLDVERMSGVISFFSLNILLVFFIISYNYEQFYEVSKTPNQLSEETHERVNAVIMSIVMAILVIMFYFKSSFNFDPKAGLMKTLAKVWIFLNGVLIISAMIKNSEYIINYGFTYKRLGVYAFLILSLIGLIMTFIKIHYKKRNAFLFNTMTWYFYGTVLATSYINWGGFITSQNMKRNDFVVKYHLDSINFNEKEILEFAEKKNDQILKKQIISKVRKEISPTFLSKILYYETLKE
- a CDS encoding S8 family peptidase; the encoded protein is MKRKILILLLSVSVLSFGQSRKGQFELQKNSRSHSLYVCFTKTNNPDDLINDVLRKNPSLRDFVKKNELSFVYELDFSPKKLDEMTEASKKNNNSGESVEKLKRIYKVEAPVKDNDHIIKLAQNFENFKEIEYASILSNEPIVPPFINTFVATPNLESNQTYLLANPGINVNYAWSRGITGQNVRVRDVEYGFHKSHEMLVNQNAIQFESGVSPNSSLTNPNSSYYGFLDHGTSVMSILGSAKDNIGLSGAAYNAAEMKGFLEWTTTSYNRAAAVSRSINASHAGDIILYEMQTGGQNSNYVLAEYNNVIWDLTKAATDSGIIIIAAAGNGNENLDDPFYSAYNARGNSGAIVVGAGSDTAQHSKLSFSTYGSRVNVQGWGQNVLAAGYGSWAKYDNDNNRTYNLFNGTSSATPIVASAAILIQSFNYQQTGQYLTPVQMRNILINTGIPQGGNLATKIGPLPNIKAAIEYLEGSRNTLSAKNQILSPLKVEVYPNPASNFISVKNSEDKSLTFEIYTMTGQLMFKGTPSADKKINISHLPKGNYLLNATDGKRRTVEKFIKE